A window of the Camelus ferus isolate YT-003-E chromosome 22, BCGSAC_Cfer_1.0, whole genome shotgun sequence genome harbors these coding sequences:
- the FAM32A gene encoding protein FAM32A — protein sequence MEAYEQVQKGPLKLKGVAELGVTKRKKKKKDKDKAKLLEAMGTSKKNEEEKRRGLDKRTPAQAAFEKMQEKRQMERILKKASKTHKQRVEDFNRHLDTLTEHYDIPKVSWTK from the exons ATGGAGGCCTACGAGCAGGTCCAAAAGGGGCCCCTGAAGCTGAAAGGCGTCGCAGAGCTCGGCGTGACCAAGCG gaagaagaaaaagaaggacaaagacAAGGCGAAACTTCTGGAAGCGATGGGAACGAGCAAAAAGAACGAGGAGGAGAAGCGGCGCGGTCTGGACAAGCGGACCCCGGCCCAGGCGGCCTTCGAAAAGATGCAGGAGAAGCGG CAAATGGAAAGGATCTTGAAGAAAGCATCCAAAACCCACAAGCAGAGAGTCGAG GATTTCAACAGACACCTGGACACACTCACAGAGCACTATGACATCCCCAAAGTCAGCTGGACGAAGTAG
- the CIB3 gene encoding calcium and integrin-binding family member 3, which produces MGNKHTVFTHEQLEAYQDCTFFTRKEIMRLYYRYQDLAPQLVPLDYTSCPDVKVPYELIGTMPELKDNPFRQRIAQVFSEDGDGHMTLDNFLDMFSVMSEMAPRDLKAYYAFKIYDFNNDDYICAWDLEQTVTKLTRGELNAEEVSLVCEKVLDEADGDHDGRLSLEDFQNMILRAPDFLSTFHIRI; this is translated from the exons ATGGGCAACAAGCATACCGTGTTCACTCATGAGCAGCTGGAAGCGTATCAG GACTGCACCTTCTTCACGAGGAAGGAAATCATGAG GCTCTACTATCGCTATCAGGACCTGGCCCCCCAGCTTGTCCCTCTCGACTATACCAGCTGCCCTGATGTGAAGGTGCCCTACGAGCTCATTGGCACCATGCCTGAGCTGAAG GACAATCCCTTCCGTCAGAGGATTGCCCAGGTCTTCTCGGAGGACGGGGATGGTCacatgaccttggacaacttCCTGGACATGTTTTCTGTGATGAGCGAAATGGCTCCCCGCGACCTCAAAGCCTACTAcgcttttaaaatttatg ACTTTAACAATGATGACTACATCTGCGCTTGGGACCTGGAGCAGACGGTGACCAAGCTGACGCGGGGGGAGCTGAATGCTGAGGAGGTCAGCCTGGTGTGTGAGAAGGTGCTGGATGAGGCCGATGGGGACCACGACGGGCGGCTGTCCCTGGAAGACTTCCAGAACATGATCCTTCGGGCACCAGACTTCCTCAG CACATTCCACATCCGCATCTGA